From a single Pseudalkalibacillus hwajinpoensis genomic region:
- a CDS encoding OsmC family protein gives MMDHIFELKGSWKGGLSGEGKVETDHLSTDVSIPVSMGGSGIGTNPDELLVSSSAACYFMTIGLYLERNGIPFEDVKISSKLTVSEEGRLHVESIHHYPVIYLAEDPDEAMLEKIHSIAHRAEDGCMITRAIKGNVNVIVEPSIKIV, from the coding sequence ATGATGGATCATATTTTCGAACTTAAAGGCAGCTGGAAGGGCGGACTATCGGGGGAAGGAAAGGTGGAGACGGATCATCTTTCTACTGACGTTTCGATTCCTGTCTCAATGGGAGGATCAGGAATTGGAACAAACCCTGATGAACTATTAGTAAGTTCATCTGCAGCCTGCTATTTTATGACGATTGGATTATACCTTGAACGGAACGGTATTCCATTTGAAGATGTAAAAATTTCCTCGAAATTGACAGTAAGTGAAGAAGGAAGACTTCATGTTGAATCCATTCATCATTATCCAGTGATTTACTTAGCAGAAGATCCGGATGAAGCGATGCTTGAGAAAATTCATTCTATCGCGCATCGTGCTGAAGATGGGTGTATGATTACACGGGCAATAAAAGGAAACGTGAATGTGATCGTGGAGCCGTCAATCAAAATAGTGTGA
- a CDS encoding glutaredoxin domain-containing protein — MKTVKLYTQPACPPCEFVKNYFNMHDVTYELLDIKEDRSAKNELVNVHQSMSTPTIVIDGEVIIGFEKDRIDELLGI; from the coding sequence ATGAAAACTGTTAAATTGTACACACAGCCGGCATGTCCGCCGTGCGAATTTGTAAAAAACTATTTTAATATGCATGATGTCACGTATGAGCTCCTCGATATTAAAGAAGATCGCTCTGCCAAAAATGAATTAGTTAACGTCCATCAATCCATGTCCACTCCAACCATTGTGATTGATGGGGAAGTGATTATTGGGTTTGAGAAAGACCGCATCGATGAGCTGCTTGGCATTTAA
- a CDS encoding transporter, protein MDRMYYEDHEHIEYHYDYGDNRQQPVTAPTSSPPGSQPPRPQSAQAGTFAVDPGSIRRCMYRFTYIWMRGGNSFWFWPVFVGRTSVSGFRWTGRRWVYTGISLRRIDMFTC, encoded by the coding sequence ATGGATCGTATGTATTATGAAGATCATGAACATATTGAGTATCATTATGACTATGGAGATAATCGGCAGCAACCAGTGACAGCACCAACATCTAGCCCGCCGGGTTCACAACCGCCAAGACCGCAGTCAGCTCAAGCAGGAACATTTGCAGTTGATCCAGGATCGATTAGAAGATGTATGTACCGCTTCACCTATATCTGGATGAGGGGAGGAAACTCTTTCTGGTTCTGGCCGGTTTTTGTAGGACGTACATCGGTTTCTGGCTTTCGATGGACCGGTAGAAGATGGGTTTACACCGGTATTAGTTTACGAAGAATTGACATGTTCACATGTTAA
- a CDS encoding NRDE family protein, which produces MCLIAVALHAHENYPFVLIANRDEFYERPTKQAHFWEDIPELLAGRDLKSMGTWLGVTKKGKIAALTNYREPAEDTKEKSRGELTADFLKSEQSAETYLTKVGNKGDEYNGFNLLVGKFNELYYYSNRQNEIISMDDGVHAVSNHLMNTSWPKVDFIKEGLSHYLSHHEEFDINELLQLLKRAEPAPDDQLPNTGVPLEWERMLSPIFISSKLYGTRTQTVITISKEGNVTFAEKTVGMEDLKVFQFAIESS; this is translated from the coding sequence ATGTGTTTAATAGCAGTTGCGTTACATGCTCATGAAAATTATCCATTTGTTCTCATTGCTAATCGTGATGAGTTCTATGAACGGCCAACAAAGCAAGCTCATTTCTGGGAAGACATACCGGAACTTCTTGCAGGACGGGATCTTAAATCAATGGGAACCTGGCTGGGTGTGACGAAAAAAGGGAAGATTGCAGCGCTTACGAATTATCGTGAACCAGCTGAGGACACTAAAGAGAAATCGAGAGGTGAATTGACTGCCGATTTCCTGAAAAGTGAGCAATCGGCAGAAACGTACTTGACTAAAGTTGGTAATAAAGGGGATGAATACAATGGATTTAACTTACTCGTAGGAAAGTTTAATGAGTTGTATTACTATTCCAATCGTCAGAATGAAATAATTTCTATGGATGACGGTGTCCATGCGGTGAGTAATCATCTGATGAACACAAGTTGGCCAAAAGTTGATTTCATTAAGGAGGGTTTATCCCATTATCTCTCACATCACGAGGAGTTTGATATAAATGAATTACTTCAACTGCTTAAAAGGGCCGAACCAGCTCCGGATGATCAACTGCCCAACACAGGTGTCCCATTAGAATGGGAAAGGATGCTTTCTCCCATCTTTATATCCTCTAAATTATACGGAACACGGACTCAAACAGTTATAACCATTTCAAAAGAGGGAAACGTTACGTTTGCAGAAAAGACTGTAGGAATGGAAGACCTTAAAGTCTTTCAATTTGCAATTGAGTCTTCATAA
- a CDS encoding acyl-CoA dehydrogenase family protein, producing MIQQFIRNKREEELVRLAHKHRVKLNESASIIDQEANIPSAIIEQMRTSGFSALSVPEQYGGKDLSLYELVLIQEELGKGEAAGALSIGWHLGIMKDLSDRRPWNESVYEKLCKDVLNGVIINRAQTEEETGDPTRGGLPATIATPVEGGYTITGRKTFTTLSPHLDQVIVKATCDGVPSDFLVSMDQQGVSLEHTWDTLGMRGTRSDDLVLDKVIVSKEALLETYDKERKTSSLPPAWLLHIPAVYLGIAEAARQEAISFVTSYQPNSLDIPLKDVPHIQDKFGKISLSLLGARHFLYSVADQWDRYPDERMNMQGQLFAAKHQAVNAALEAVDLSMRIVGGRSLMKKHRLERLYRDVRAGIHNPPGDELTLQVLGKSQFK from the coding sequence TTGATTCAACAGTTTATTCGAAATAAGCGGGAGGAAGAGCTTGTTCGATTAGCTCATAAGCATCGTGTTAAGCTAAACGAAAGTGCGTCGATAATCGATCAAGAAGCGAATATTCCTTCTGCTATCATCGAACAAATGAGAACATCAGGATTCAGTGCTTTATCTGTACCCGAACAGTATGGCGGAAAGGATCTTTCTCTTTATGAGCTTGTCTTAATTCAAGAGGAGCTTGGTAAAGGTGAAGCGGCAGGGGCTTTATCAATTGGCTGGCACCTAGGTATTATGAAGGATCTAAGTGATCGCCGCCCATGGAACGAGTCTGTTTATGAAAAGCTGTGTAAAGACGTTCTAAATGGAGTGATTATTAATCGTGCTCAAACAGAGGAAGAGACAGGTGACCCTACTAGAGGAGGCCTGCCTGCAACGATTGCTACTCCGGTTGAAGGTGGATACACCATTACAGGTAGAAAAACGTTTACGACGTTAAGTCCACACCTGGATCAAGTAATTGTTAAGGCGACGTGTGATGGCGTACCATCCGATTTTCTAGTCTCAATGGATCAACAGGGTGTATCGCTTGAACATACGTGGGATACGCTAGGTATGCGAGGAACGAGAAGCGATGATCTCGTGCTTGATAAGGTTATTGTATCAAAAGAAGCACTTCTTGAAACATATGACAAAGAAAGGAAAACATCATCACTCCCTCCAGCGTGGCTTCTTCACATCCCTGCCGTCTATCTGGGAATTGCGGAAGCAGCAAGACAGGAGGCAATTTCCTTTGTTACTTCTTACCAGCCAAATAGCCTTGATATCCCGTTAAAAGATGTTCCACATATTCAGGATAAATTCGGTAAAATATCACTTTCGTTGCTGGGTGCACGTCACTTTCTTTATTCAGTAGCTGATCAGTGGGATCGCTATCCTGATGAACGAATGAACATGCAGGGCCAGTTATTTGCAGCTAAGCACCAGGCTGTTAACGCAGCTCTCGAAGCTGTTGACCTGTCAATGAGAATTGTTGGCGGACGAAGTTTAATGAAAAAGCACAGACTTGAGCGTCTTTACCGTGATGTTCGTGCAGGCATTCATAATCCACCGGGGGATGAATTAACGCTACAGGTATTAGGAAAGAGCCAATTTAAATAG
- a CDS encoding rhodanese-related sulfurtransferase, protein MNKDYRVLLFYKYVQIDQAEQFVEEHLTFCNENNLKGRILISEEGINGTASGTVEDTQAYMDMMHADERFADLFFKIDEATEHPFKKMHVRYRPELVTLRLEDDHNPNEVGGKHLKPAEWREAMQQEDVIILDTRNDYEYDLGHFRGAIRPDIKNFRDLPEWVQENLADQKDKKILTYCTGGIRCEKFTGWMVNQGFEDVNQLDGGIVTYGKDEETKGELWDGQCYVFDGRISVPINQKDHVVVGKDYFTGEPCERYVNCANPECNKQIITSEENEHKYLRGCTHECRTSPRNRYVAEQGLTEEEVEERLQKLMQEHIEQEV, encoded by the coding sequence ATGAATAAAGACTACCGCGTATTATTGTTTTATAAATATGTTCAAATTGATCAGGCTGAGCAATTTGTAGAGGAGCATCTCACATTTTGTAATGAAAACAACTTAAAAGGAAGAATTTTAATATCAGAAGAAGGGATCAACGGGACAGCTTCTGGTACTGTTGAAGACACTCAAGCTTATATGGATATGATGCATGCGGATGAGCGTTTTGCTGATTTGTTCTTCAAAATTGATGAAGCGACTGAACATCCATTTAAGAAGATGCATGTGCGCTATCGACCTGAGCTTGTAACGCTTCGTCTTGAGGATGACCATAATCCCAATGAAGTTGGCGGTAAGCACTTGAAGCCGGCAGAATGGCGTGAGGCGATGCAACAGGAAGATGTGATCATTCTGGATACTCGTAATGATTACGAATATGACCTCGGACACTTCCGCGGTGCCATTCGTCCGGATATTAAGAACTTCCGTGACTTGCCAGAGTGGGTCCAAGAAAATCTTGCTGATCAGAAGGATAAGAAGATTCTTACTTACTGTACTGGTGGGATTCGCTGTGAAAAGTTCACAGGTTGGATGGTTAACCAGGGATTCGAAGATGTAAACCAACTTGATGGTGGAATTGTTACGTACGGTAAGGATGAAGAAACGAAAGGCGAACTATGGGATGGTCAGTGTTATGTGTTCGACGGAAGAATCTCCGTTCCAATTAATCAAAAAGACCACGTCGTTGTAGGTAAAGATTACTTCACTGGTGAACCATGTGAACGCTACGTTAATTGTGCTAACCCTGAATGTAATAAGCAAATTATTACATCAGAGGAGAACGAGCATAAATATTTACGTGGGTGCACACATGAATGCAGAACTTCCCCTAGAAATCGTTATGTTGCTGAACAAGGTTTAACAGAGGAAGAAGTAGAAGAACGCCTTCAGAAGCTGATGCAAGAGCATATTGAACAAGAAGTGTAA
- a CDS encoding cell wall hydrolase — protein MRKRFSILAIVSLFFSLFSAQSHQVEAVSVIKTTELLSNENAEKEILVKPEPNTKQGVTLLLNLPVKQMDEVNQVTKDQLSVTKYSVEEIEMLAKLINGEARGESFEGKVAVAAVTMNRVSSSEFPNSIKEVIFEKGAYTAVSDGQYDKKPGKEAYRAVYAALSGADPSTGALFYYNPEIATDSWIRTRPIIESIGKHVFTR, from the coding sequence ATGAGGAAACGGTTTTCAATTCTTGCTATAGTGAGTTTGTTTTTTAGTCTGTTTTCCGCACAATCTCATCAGGTAGAGGCAGTGTCTGTTATAAAAACAACTGAGCTGCTTTCAAATGAAAATGCAGAAAAAGAGATACTGGTAAAGCCTGAACCAAATACAAAGCAAGGTGTGACGTTGTTACTAAACCTTCCCGTGAAACAGATGGATGAAGTCAATCAAGTCACAAAAGATCAATTGTCGGTCACAAAATATTCAGTAGAAGAAATTGAAATGCTCGCAAAACTAATAAATGGTGAAGCAAGGGGAGAATCGTTTGAAGGAAAAGTTGCGGTTGCGGCAGTTACGATGAATCGCGTTTCTTCATCAGAATTTCCTAATTCCATTAAAGAAGTGATCTTTGAGAAAGGTGCATATACAGCTGTCTCAGATGGCCAATATGATAAAAAGCCAGGAAAAGAAGCATACCGGGCTGTTTATGCTGCACTATCAGGAGCAGATCCGAGTACTGGTGCTCTCTTCTACTACAATCCAGAAATCGCAACGGATTCATGGATTCGTACCAGACCTATCATTGAATCTATTGGAAAACATGTATTCACAAGATGA
- a CDS encoding conserved virulence factor C family protein, translating into MKIVSIEPTPSPNSMKINLDQELEMGDTRQYKSGDDLTEAPDFIQNLMAIPGVKGLYHVMDFIALERNAKYAWEDILPGARKAFGQESEEAPTGQPSAVGDFGEVNVFIQMFRDIPMQVKLEEGDEEHRFGLPERFMEAAMKASSASENMVMEREWKEVAPRYGSVEEVGTEVTEEIAATYSEDRLDNLVKAAFDPDRLQDRKKSDKKIVTLEMLDQPDWKARYAALDGMDPDLSDLPVLEKALHDEKASVRRLAAVYLGMIELKEVLPLLYQALRDKSVTVRRTAGDCMSDLGFIEAIPEMIESLNDSNKLVRWRAAMFLYEVGDQSAIPALEKALHDPEFEVKMQAGMALERIKGGKEAKGSVWHQMTQARKSN; encoded by the coding sequence GTGAAGATTGTTTCAATCGAACCGACACCAAGTCCAAATTCGATGAAAATTAACTTGGATCAGGAATTAGAAATGGGCGATACACGTCAATATAAATCTGGCGATGACCTAACGGAAGCACCTGACTTTATTCAAAACTTAATGGCGATTCCAGGAGTGAAAGGACTTTACCATGTAATGGATTTTATCGCACTTGAACGTAATGCGAAGTATGCATGGGAAGACATTCTTCCAGGTGCGAGAAAAGCGTTTGGTCAGGAAAGCGAAGAAGCACCGACAGGCCAGCCTTCTGCTGTAGGGGATTTTGGAGAAGTGAACGTGTTTATCCAGATGTTCCGCGACATACCGATGCAGGTGAAGCTTGAAGAAGGGGATGAAGAGCATCGATTTGGTCTCCCTGAACGCTTTATGGAAGCTGCTATGAAAGCCTCTTCAGCTTCAGAGAACATGGTGATGGAGCGAGAGTGGAAAGAAGTGGCCCCGCGCTATGGTTCTGTTGAGGAAGTTGGAACTGAGGTAACAGAAGAAATTGCCGCTACTTACAGTGAGGACCGGCTCGATAACCTTGTGAAAGCTGCATTTGATCCAGATCGACTGCAAGATCGCAAGAAATCCGATAAGAAAATCGTTACGCTGGAAATGCTTGATCAACCTGACTGGAAAGCGAGATATGCAGCGCTCGATGGGATGGATCCTGATCTTTCAGATTTGCCTGTGCTTGAGAAAGCGCTACACGATGAGAAGGCATCTGTTCGTCGTCTCGCAGCGGTTTATCTTGGCATGATAGAATTAAAAGAGGTGCTTCCATTACTGTATCAGGCGCTACGTGATAAGTCCGTTACAGTAAGGCGGACAGCGGGGGACTGCATGTCTGACCTTGGTTTTATCGAAGCTATACCTGAAATGATTGAATCATTGAATGATTCCAATAAACTTGTTCGCTGGAGAGCGGCCATGTTTTTATATGAAGTTGGAGATCAATCCGCCATACCAGCGCTGGAGAAAGCTCTTCATGACCCGGAATTTGAAGTGAAGATGCAGGCAGGAATGGCGCTTGAACGAATTAAAGGTGGGAAAGAAGCAAAAGGGTCTGTGTGGCATCAGATGACTCAGGCAAGAAAATCAAACTAA
- a CDS encoding BrxA/BrxB family bacilliredoxin: MNPYEEYMRQMAQPMRDELTSAGFEELTTPAEVASFVAEKKGTSLVFINSVCGCAAGLARPAAREAIENDKKPDHLVTVFAGQDREATGKMREYLEGHEPSSPSMALLKDGQVLHFIPREEIEDHEVEEIVQNLTGAFEQYC; encoded by the coding sequence ATGAATCCATATGAAGAATATATGCGCCAGATGGCACAGCCAATGCGTGATGAGCTAACATCAGCTGGATTTGAAGAGTTGACAACACCAGCAGAGGTAGCAAGCTTTGTAGCTGAAAAAAAGGGAACATCACTCGTATTTATTAATTCAGTCTGCGGCTGTGCGGCTGGTCTTGCTCGACCGGCTGCTCGTGAAGCGATTGAGAATGATAAGAAGCCTGATCATCTTGTAACAGTCTTTGCCGGTCAGGATCGGGAAGCAACAGGTAAAATGAGAGAATACCTTGAAGGACACGAACCTTCCTCCCCATCAATGGCATTATTGAAAGATGGACAGGTTCTTCACTTTATCCCGAGAGAAGAAATTGAAGATCATGAAGTGGAAGAGATCGTTCAGAACCTGACAGGTGCATTTGAGCAATATTGTTAA
- a CDS encoding kinase-associated lipoprotein B, whose protein sequence is MSEKKSFQLGEIVTAGYKTGRYIGEIVDLKQPKAVVKVLAVMKHPTQGDLHNPKQLDVPLFHQRKALAEFEKALVPISAINHYDEKVPGYNESLKEAIDTQAAELKHEGGRWAEASLLELEKLKDDYFSTR, encoded by the coding sequence ATGTCAGAAAAAAAGTCGTTTCAACTAGGTGAAATCGTGACTGCAGGCTACAAAACTGGAAGATACATTGGAGAAATTGTCGATTTGAAACAGCCGAAAGCTGTTGTGAAGGTATTAGCCGTCATGAAGCATCCTACTCAAGGGGATCTTCATAATCCGAAACAATTGGATGTACCACTCTTTCACCAGCGTAAAGCCCTCGCTGAATTTGAAAAAGCGCTGGTTCCTATTTCTGCGATCAATCATTATGACGAAAAAGTTCCTGGTTACAATGAATCACTGAAGGAAGCGATCGATACACAGGCTGCAGAATTAAAGCATGAAGGCGGTCGATGGGCAGAAGCTTCTTTATTAGAGTTAGAGAAGTTGAAAGACGATTATTTTTCAACAAGATAG
- the ytvI gene encoding sporulation integral membrane protein YtvI — protein MMLTFYRRYARTAFDIGLIVLTVFLIMLVSSFLFDIAAPIIVGYVIFLIIEPFARFLNRKGVGKTAATTISTLVFVLIVVSTVFLAGAIVVLQLQNLIELIPGYVATFQGQVMSYVEWGQLQMNALPPDVLEKAQDFSLTLVEKASFMLTAFLNSIFAFITSIPTLVINFIVGIVLAYFLSIEIEMWKRIAEKRTPNTFKTAYFFLKVNVLSGIGAYLKAQLKLITITFVLVLCGLLVLSVDNAFTLALLSAFFDVLPLLGVSAIFLPWAIYLLAIGETTLAVSLLILLAVVMLVRQIMEPKITGDSLGVSAFTILSFMIISLSLFGIAGVILSPILLILIKALYDHGYLGKWIHLPSEEFSDTKEHS, from the coding sequence ATGATGTTAACTTTTTATCGACGCTACGCAAGAACAGCTTTTGATATTGGTCTTATTGTATTAACTGTATTCTTGATCATGCTGGTTTCCAGTTTCTTATTTGATATCGCCGCCCCGATTATTGTTGGCTATGTCATCTTCTTGATCATTGAACCATTCGCTCGTTTTTTAAATCGGAAGGGAGTGGGGAAAACAGCTGCTACAACGATATCGACGCTAGTGTTTGTTCTTATTGTTGTTAGTACTGTTTTTCTCGCAGGAGCGATCGTGGTGCTTCAGCTTCAAAATTTAATTGAATTAATCCCGGGTTACGTCGCTACATTTCAGGGACAGGTAATGAGCTATGTGGAGTGGGGCCAACTTCAAATGAACGCATTACCACCTGATGTCCTTGAAAAAGCACAGGATTTTTCACTTACACTTGTAGAAAAGGCTTCGTTCATGTTAACAGCTTTTCTTAATAGTATTTTTGCCTTTATTACATCAATTCCAACGCTTGTAATCAATTTCATTGTGGGAATTGTGCTGGCTTATTTCCTCAGTATTGAAATTGAGATGTGGAAACGCATTGCTGAAAAGCGCACCCCAAATACTTTCAAAACGGCGTACTTTTTCTTGAAAGTAAATGTATTGAGCGGTATAGGTGCTTACTTGAAGGCGCAGCTTAAGCTGATTACGATCACGTTTGTTCTCGTTCTGTGTGGCCTATTAGTCCTGAGTGTGGACAACGCTTTTACATTAGCTCTTTTATCTGCTTTCTTTGATGTACTTCCATTGCTTGGTGTATCAGCGATATTTTTACCCTGGGCTATCTACCTTTTGGCGATTGGCGAAACCACTCTTGCTGTTTCCTTATTGATTTTACTTGCCGTTGTAATGCTAGTAAGACAAATTATGGAGCCAAAGATAACAGGCGATTCTCTTGGGGTATCCGCGTTTACAATTTTATCTTTTATGATCATATCTCTTTCCTTATTCGGAATCGCGGGGGTAATTCTATCACCGATACTTTTAATACTAATTAAAGCCCTTTATGACCATGGATATCTTGGGAAATGGATTCATCTTCCAAGTGAAGAATTTTCAGATACGAAAGAGCACAGCTAG
- a CDS encoding lytic transglycosylase domain-containing protein, whose protein sequence is MKRTGMLIIITIVVSVVIGTVLQKGPASLSTPLSKAQVPEEYIDLYREAGDEYDVQWELLAAVHRVETKFSTMPTLKSPKGAIGHYQFMPLTWIGWSYGGSRLGELDKDDLVDITNPKLIQKYGGYGKDGDGDGKADPYNVTDAAYTAASYLSANGASEGRIESALFAYNQSDEYVEEVLAFYNEYKENAKVVKLEE, encoded by the coding sequence GTGAAACGAACAGGAATGCTGATTATCATCACGATCGTGGTGAGTGTTGTTATTGGAACTGTACTTCAAAAGGGACCAGCTTCTCTGTCAACACCACTAAGTAAAGCGCAAGTGCCTGAAGAATACATTGATCTTTATCGAGAGGCTGGTGATGAATATGATGTGCAGTGGGAGTTATTAGCCGCTGTTCACCGAGTGGAAACGAAGTTTTCCACGATGCCAACCCTTAAAAGTCCTAAAGGCGCAATCGGTCATTACCAATTTATGCCTCTTACCTGGATTGGCTGGAGCTATGGAGGGAGTCGGCTTGGTGAATTGGATAAAGACGACCTTGTGGACATCACAAATCCGAAACTTATTCAGAAATATGGAGGGTATGGAAAAGATGGGGATGGAGATGGAAAAGCTGATCCCTATAACGTAACGGATGCCGCGTATACTGCTGCAAGTTACCTTTCTGCAAATGGTGCCAGTGAGGGTCGAATTGAGAGTGCTCTTTTTGCTTATAACCAGAGTGATGAATATGTGGAAGAAGTACTAGCTTTTTATAATGAGTATAAAGAAAACGCTAAAGTAGTGAAGCTTGAAGAGTGA
- a CDS encoding rhodanese-related sulfurtransferase yields MQSEASAYQVLLYYQYVEIEDPEYFARKHLKFCKSLELKGRVLVGKEGINGTVSGMEENTEAYMEEMRNDPRFEDMVFKIDKVEGHTFKKMHVRARDEIVSLRLEEDINPKEMTGNYLEPKDFMEALEDDDVIVIDARNDYEYDIGHFRNAIRPDIKAFRELPEWIEANLADKKDKKVLTYCTGGIRCEKFSGYLMKKGFSDVSQLHGGIVTYGKDPDVQGKYFDGKCFVFDDRLAVDVNRTDEAKVVGECYHCQTPADTYINCANMECDKLHIVCEECEKTHLHYCSASCEEHVLSR; encoded by the coding sequence TTGCAATCAGAAGCTTCAGCATATCAAGTGCTGTTATATTATCAGTATGTCGAAATAGAGGACCCGGAATATTTTGCAAGGAAACATCTTAAGTTTTGCAAATCTCTTGAATTAAAAGGGAGAGTCCTCGTTGGTAAAGAAGGAATCAACGGAACTGTATCTGGAATGGAAGAAAATACAGAAGCCTACATGGAAGAAATGCGTAATGATCCGCGCTTTGAAGATATGGTTTTCAAGATTGATAAAGTAGAAGGGCATACGTTTAAGAAAATGCACGTTCGCGCAAGAGACGAGATTGTTTCTTTACGTCTAGAAGAAGACATTAACCCGAAAGAAATGACGGGCAACTATCTTGAACCTAAAGACTTCATGGAAGCGCTGGAAGATGATGATGTGATTGTCATTGACGCAAGAAACGATTACGAATATGATATTGGCCATTTTCGGAATGCGATCCGCCCTGACATTAAGGCTTTTCGCGAGTTACCCGAATGGATTGAAGCGAATCTTGCCGACAAGAAAGATAAAAAGGTACTAACCTATTGTACGGGTGGAATCAGGTGTGAGAAGTTTTCTGGTTATTTAATGAAAAAAGGATTTTCTGATGTCTCCCAGCTCCATGGTGGTATTGTCACATATGGAAAAGACCCGGACGTTCAGGGAAAATATTTTGACGGTAAGTGTTTTGTTTTTGATGATCGTCTTGCGGTCGATGTGAACCGTACAGATGAAGCAAAAGTAGTAGGCGAGTGTTATCACTGTCAAACGCCTGCAGATACTTACATCAACTGTGCCAATATGGAGTGCGATAAATTGCACATTGTATGTGAAGAGTGTGAGAAAACCCATCTTCATTATTGCTCAGCTTCCTGTGAAGAGCATGTTTTAAGCCGTTAA
- a CDS encoding toxic anion resistance protein, whose translation MDKPEQENQREKAAEIIQNFYHEDDTDKILQSLSGLGEDAQRHAGESLEALKRPVRGMIDQPDNDLPENLHKLREHVSELEPSYLKKSKFNKLVNRVMGRNEVEQYAKKYKTVESQVEVIVESLLTGKDKLQEDNVMLKELKDVARERIYGLEEQMELGQTLMTMLDEEASKDQWKENPLPLQKAQQKVVSRVKNMSQAVMVLRQSMASVDLIMENNEKLEEAIFNAVTMTKNIITVTASIQLALGNQQKVITAVQNVNEATESMLLRNAEMLKQNTEDTVKTLEKPAIAIESFRKAYNDVFEAIDITEKSNVRIIDSGKKFITEMDQLNKEMKLKLDSSTQRQKQLSDAADRL comes from the coding sequence ATGGATAAACCTGAACAGGAGAACCAACGCGAAAAAGCTGCTGAAATCATCCAGAATTTCTACCATGAGGATGATACCGATAAAATTCTTCAATCTCTATCAGGACTTGGAGAAGACGCACAGCGGCATGCAGGTGAATCGCTTGAAGCACTGAAACGTCCTGTTAGAGGCATGATCGATCAGCCCGACAATGATCTTCCTGAGAATCTTCATAAATTGCGTGAGCACGTGTCCGAGCTGGAGCCTTCTTACCTTAAGAAAAGTAAATTCAATAAACTTGTCAATCGTGTGATGGGCAGAAATGAAGTTGAACAATATGCAAAGAAATATAAAACAGTGGAATCACAAGTTGAAGTGATTGTGGAATCTCTGTTAACTGGAAAAGATAAGCTGCAGGAAGACAATGTAATGTTAAAAGAACTAAAAGACGTAGCACGTGAGCGGATTTATGGTCTAGAGGAGCAGATGGAGCTTGGTCAAACGCTCATGACGATGCTTGATGAAGAAGCTTCCAAAGACCAGTGGAAGGAAAACCCTCTTCCACTCCAGAAAGCGCAACAAAAGGTCGTCAGTCGAGTGAAAAATATGTCCCAAGCCGTAATGGTCCTTCGTCAATCCATGGCTTCGGTTGATCTTATTATGGAAAATAATGAAAAGCTAGAAGAGGCAATTTTCAATGCTGTTACCATGACAAAAAACATTATTACCGTTACCGCTTCAATTCAGCTTGCGCTTGGGAATCAACAGAAAGTCATTACGGCTGTCCAGAATGTGAATGAAGCAACCGAATCGATGCTTCTTCGTAACGCCGAAATGCTGAAGCAAAATACAGAAGATACAGTAAAAACGCTTGAGAAACCAGCAATTGCGATCGAATCCTTTCGAAAGGCATACAACGATGTATTTGAAGCAATCGATATTACCGAAAAATCAAATGTTCGTATCATCGATAGCGGAAAGAAATTTATAACAGAAATGGACCAGCTTAATAAAGAAATGAAATTAAAATTAGACAGTTCGACGCAACGGCAAAAACAACTTTCTGACGCGGCCGACCGTCTATAA